In Nostoc sp. CENA543, a single genomic region encodes these proteins:
- a CDS encoding DevA family ABC transporter ATP-binding protein, with amino-acid sequence MLQEITPVVADSVSSISEPVIAVQNLNHYFGSSGLRKQVLFDINLEIQAGEIVIMTGPSGSGKTTLLTLMGGLRSAQEGSLKILGQEICGASKNQLTKLRRQIGYIFQAHNLMTFLTAKENVRMSLELHDEYLNDDTNAKAIAMLETVGLGERVNYYPESLSGGQKQRVAIARALVSHPKIVLADEPTAALDKKSGRDVVELMQKLAKEQGCTILLVTHDNRILDIADRIIYMEDGQLKSDDVDINAKMH; translated from the coding sequence ATGTTGCAAGAAATTACACCAGTAGTTGCTGATTCTGTATCATCTATTTCTGAACCGGTGATTGCTGTACAGAACCTCAATCACTACTTTGGGTCAAGCGGACTGCGTAAACAAGTATTATTTGACATTAACTTAGAGATCCAAGCAGGGGAAATTGTTATTATGACAGGCCCTTCCGGTTCAGGTAAAACTACCCTTTTAACCTTAATGGGTGGCTTGCGTTCAGCACAGGAAGGGAGTTTGAAAATTTTAGGACAGGAAATCTGCGGTGCTAGTAAAAACCAGCTGACTAAATTACGCCGTCAGATTGGATATATATTCCAGGCGCATAACTTGATGACATTTTTAACAGCGAAAGAAAACGTCAGAATGTCCTTGGAACTGCACGATGAGTATTTAAATGATGATACCAACGCCAAAGCGATCGCCATGTTAGAAACCGTTGGCTTAGGCGAACGTGTCAATTACTATCCAGAAAGTCTATCTGGTGGACAAAAACAACGAGTAGCGATCGCCCGTGCTTTAGTCAGTCATCCTAAAATTGTCTTAGCAGATGAACCTACAGCCGCACTTGATAAAAAATCTGGGCGTGATGTTGTAGAACTCATGCAGAAACTAGCCAAAGAACAAGGCTGTACAATTTTGCTGGTGACTCACGATAACCGTATTTTAGATATTGCTGACCGCATTATCTATATGGAAGATGGTCAACTCAAAAGTGATGATGTAGATATTAATGCCAAGATGCACTAA
- a CDS encoding DUF167 domain-containing protein gives MQKKVKVKPNSKQQKIEEQADGSLTVYLKSPPVDGKANEELIKLLAEKFDVPKSHIRIKSGLTSRQKLIEIEE, from the coding sequence GTTAAACCCAACTCCAAACAGCAAAAAATTGAAGAGCAAGCTGATGGTAGTCTAACCGTATATTTAAAATCACCACCAGTAGACGGTAAAGCTAATGAGGAATTAATTAAACTGCTAGCGGAAAAATTTGATGTACCCAAATCTCATATTAGAATTAAGTCTGGGTTAACTTCTAGACAAAAATTGATTGAAATTGAGGAATAA
- a CDS encoding ABC exporter membrane fusion protein: protein MSQKILLKPGNQKLITLVIAATAVTTGILVYAGSQFGQIGKTVATDSTVPTEQSTPKITALGRLEPETEVIKLSAPLVLDGDRIAEIRVEEGDKVQAGQVIAVLDSHARLKTAVLQAEKQVRVAQAKLNQVKAGAKSGDILAQKASVERLQAQSLGDIIEQRESIARIEAQWQGDRIAQVATIRKLEAELNNASAEYQRYQQLYSEGAISSSAFDSKRLSLETAKQQLDEAKAVLNRINATASKQLSEATVALNRINATSRKQVSEAQATLTSIAEVRPVDVQAAQAEVEDAIAALRRAVTELEAAYITAPMAGQILKIHNRVGEKIGDNGIADLAQTAQMITVAEVYQSDIGKIKLGQPATITGQAFTGELRGEVSHIGLQVNRQNVFSNQPGENLDSRVVEVKIRLTPEDSKKVAGLTNLQVQTAIEL from the coding sequence ATGAGTCAAAAAATACTATTAAAACCAGGTAATCAAAAATTAATTACATTAGTAATAGCAGCTACGGCTGTAACTACAGGTATTCTGGTGTATGCAGGTTCTCAGTTTGGTCAAATAGGAAAAACAGTAGCAACAGATAGCACAGTCCCAACAGAACAAAGCACACCTAAAATTACAGCACTCGGCAGACTAGAACCCGAAACAGAAGTCATTAAACTATCCGCACCTTTAGTATTAGATGGCGATCGCATTGCCGAAATCAGAGTAGAAGAGGGAGATAAAGTCCAAGCAGGACAAGTTATCGCCGTATTAGATTCCCATGCACGTTTAAAAACAGCAGTATTGCAAGCAGAAAAACAAGTCAGAGTCGCCCAAGCCAAACTCAATCAAGTCAAAGCTGGGGCAAAAAGCGGTGATATTCTGGCACAAAAAGCCAGTGTTGAACGCCTACAAGCCCAATCGCTGGGAGACATTATAGAACAAAGAGAAAGCATCGCTCGAATAGAGGCACAATGGCAAGGAGACAGAATTGCCCAAGTAGCCACAATCAGAAAACTAGAAGCAGAATTAAATAACGCTAGCGCAGAATATCAGCGTTATCAACAGCTATATTCCGAAGGCGCAATTTCCAGTTCAGCCTTTGATAGTAAACGCTTAAGTTTAGAAACCGCCAAACAGCAACTAGACGAAGCAAAAGCAGTGCTGAATCGGATTAACGCCACCGCCAGCAAACAACTATCCGAAGCCACAGTTGCACTCAACCGCATTAACGCCACCAGTAGAAAACAAGTCAGCGAAGCCCAAGCCACATTAACCAGCATTGCCGAAGTGCGTCCAGTAGATGTGCAAGCAGCACAAGCAGAAGTAGAAGATGCGATCGCTGCACTCAGACGCGCCGTCACAGAACTAGAAGCAGCTTATATTACAGCCCCAATGGCTGGTCAAATTCTCAAAATTCATAACCGAGTCGGTGAAAAAATCGGCGATAACGGCATTGCAGACTTAGCCCAAACCGCCCAAATGATTACAGTTGCAGAAGTTTATCAATCTGATATTGGCAAAATCAAACTAGGACAACCCGCAACCATCACCGGACAAGCCTTCACCGGAGAGCTACGCGGCGAAGTCTCTCACATTGGCTTACAAGTCAACCGCCAAAACGTCTTTAGCAATCAACCAGGAGAAAACCTAGACAGCCGAGTTGTAGAAGTCAAAATTCGTCTGACTCCAGAAGACAGTAAAAAAGTTGCAGGTTTAACTAACTTGCAAGTACAGACAGCGATTGAGTTGTAA
- the devC gene encoding ABC transporter permease DevC, with amino-acid sequence MKMLRKTPLAWRQLMKEKTRLAIAVAGITFADMLMFIQLGFESALFDAAVQPHRNLQADLVLINPQFQTLFSVKSFSRERLYQALGYEGVQSVSPLYISTGQWRNPETRQDRAILVWGIDPATSAFKFPEVNNNLNALKPLNQVLFDQAGRPEYGAVGDIFKKTGNFQTELNNVAIDVKGVFSNGASFAADGNVIASDSTFLRIFPERKADRIEVGLITLKPGADPEKVRSQLAAGLPNDVKVLTPEGFAQTEKQYWATGTGIGFIFGLGVGVGFIVGIVIVYQILYSDVSDHLPEYATLKAMGYTDRYLLFALLQEALLLAVFGYLPAYLLSFGLYQITFAATMLPIAMKLDRAINVFILTIIMCSVSGAIAMRKLRSADPADVF; translated from the coding sequence ATGAAAATGTTGCGTAAAACGCCGCTTGCTTGGCGGCAATTAATGAAAGAAAAAACGCGCCTGGCGATCGCAGTGGCGGGTATTACCTTTGCTGATATGTTGATGTTTATTCAGTTGGGATTTGAAAGCGCGCTGTTTGATGCGGCTGTGCAACCCCACCGGAATTTACAGGCTGATTTGGTGTTAATTAATCCCCAATTTCAAACCTTATTTTCCGTCAAGAGTTTTTCTAGAGAGAGACTGTATCAAGCACTAGGTTATGAAGGCGTACAATCAGTTAGTCCTTTGTATATTAGTACAGGACAATGGCGGAATCCCGAAACGCGACAAGATAGGGCTATTTTAGTTTGGGGGATTGATCCAGCGACATCCGCGTTTAAGTTTCCTGAAGTCAACAACAACCTGAATGCACTCAAACCGTTAAATCAGGTTTTATTTGATCAAGCAGGTCGTCCAGAATACGGTGCAGTTGGCGATATCTTCAAAAAAACAGGTAATTTTCAGACAGAACTCAATAACGTAGCCATCGATGTCAAAGGTGTATTTAGTAATGGTGCATCCTTTGCGGCTGATGGTAATGTCATCGCTAGTGATTCCACATTTTTAAGAATATTTCCCGAACGGAAAGCCGACAGGATAGAAGTAGGGTTAATTACCTTAAAACCTGGTGCAGATCCTGAAAAAGTGCGATCGCAACTAGCCGCAGGTTTACCCAATGATGTCAAAGTTCTAACACCAGAAGGTTTTGCCCAAACGGAAAAACAATACTGGGCTACAGGTACAGGGATTGGGTTTATTTTCGGCTTGGGTGTGGGAGTCGGCTTTATTGTCGGGATTGTGATTGTGTATCAGATTCTTTATTCAGATGTATCTGACCACTTACCCGAATACGCCACCTTGAAAGCGATGGGTTATACAGACCGCTACTTACTCTTTGCTTTATTACAAGAGGCATTATTATTAGCTGTTTTTGGATATCTTCCTGCCTATTTGCTCTCCTTTGGACTATATCAAATCACCTTTGCGGCAACCATGTTACCCATTGCCATGAAATTGGATCGAGCAATTAATGTATTTATTCTCACCATTATCATGTGTAGTGTTTCGGGTGCGATCGCCATGCGGAAATTACGTTCTGCTGACCCAGCAGATGTGTTTTAA
- a CDS encoding TetR/AcrR family transcriptional regulator, whose protein sequence is MPKVVDHEQYRKEMLCKCFDLFASKSYGSITMREIAQGLNVSTGTLYHYFPSKQALFEQLVEEISQQDVIAALAEMSGVATIEEAMSALGRYLVKNEDYFIKWTYIWVDFCQHQDINEVRNNNVFKRANRNYKQAVCELLNIQDPAIVSFVLSLVNGLILEKLWCNETIDFVEQCNLLGKMITAYLDQQEGVRKREKEVSQRN, encoded by the coding sequence ATGCCTAAAGTTGTTGATCATGAACAATACCGCAAAGAAATGCTCTGCAAGTGTTTTGATTTATTTGCCAGCAAAAGCTATGGTTCGATCACCATGAGGGAAATTGCACAAGGTTTAAACGTATCCACCGGTACGCTGTATCACTACTTTCCTAGTAAGCAGGCTTTATTTGAGCAATTAGTAGAGGAAATCAGCCAGCAAGATGTAATTGCAGCCTTAGCGGAAATGAGTGGTGTAGCAACCATAGAAGAAGCGATGAGTGCTTTGGGCAGATATTTAGTCAAAAATGAAGATTACTTTATTAAATGGACATATATTTGGGTTGATTTTTGTCAGCACCAAGACATTAATGAAGTACGAAACAATAATGTATTTAAGCGGGCTAATAGAAACTATAAACAAGCAGTTTGTGAATTATTAAATATACAAGATCCAGCGATAGTATCTTTTGTTTTGAGCTTGGTAAATGGCTTAATTTTAGAAAAATTGTGGTGTAATGAAACGATTGATTTCGTTGAGCAGTGTAATCTGCTAGGTAAAATGATTACTGCCTACTTAGATCAGCAAGAAGGTGTCAGAAAGAGGGAAAAAGAGGTTTCACAACGGAATTAA